A window of the Henckelia pumila isolate YLH828 chromosome 3, ASM3356847v2, whole genome shotgun sequence genome harbors these coding sequences:
- the LOC140889493 gene encoding uncharacterized protein: MAGRGRGRGRGRGNVADMTVDQLSQFITQTVQAAMGHNPPPPPVGQPNPMDAVWEEIRRLGRQVGGWPGPIQRESPFARAILDEELPANFKQPTLGEYDGSSDPEEHLGRFENAALLHRYSDAIKCRVFLTTLVRSAQQWFNLLQPGSIQSFNDFSSAFLHQYASSKKYLKTSLSLFNMKQSEVESLREYVQHFNTAALEVPAATADTLVNSFTQGLRGGEFFRSLVKKPPLTYDELLSRAEKYVNLEDAQRQRRQEGMSGSKPSAKVGAKAEGKTEGGRKRVAEEMNKTKGPYPYVPLSVSLEKAMQVCEDRRALVRPRNAEKGPRLPPSDKFCDFHQEYGHITNDCQRLGEEVQRIMYDDPRIKAELTRRANPPRQGRAPQWRNQRNEDRENQGDHQGRAPPNGRGDRVQQIANHPDRGVIHMISGGSTDGDSGRARKAHGRRLENFEVSSQLSCPTDPNISFGREDLKDVVLPHNDPLLVTLTIANYDVARIFVDTGSSVNIIFKETLDQMKLEGFELDPITTELYGFTGHALQPLGQIVLPLSLGGGEQRVTKMACFTVVEAPSSFNGILGRPALSDFRAVTSTYHQKLKFPSGREVGVVRGDQKAARLCYVNEVRIDSKKKKREVGMVSIGQTSKAHGQKVLLMFEEGHEKVELISGAQIVKLAADLSPSVKQNLVGCLRKNKDVFAWSVSELTGVSAEIMVHRLNILAGVRPIKQKKRHFGPDKDKVIKKEIEELLKAGHIREVQFPTWLSNVVLVPKSSGKWRMCVDFRDLNKACPKDCYPLPRIDQLVDSTAGHQ; this comes from the coding sequence ATGgcaggaagaggaagaggaagaggaaggGGAAGAGGAAATGTGGCAGATATGACTGTAGATCAGCTCAGCCAGTTCATCACTCAAACGGTGCAAGCGGCCATGGGTCACAATCCACCACCTCCTCCCGTGGGTCAGCCAAACCCAATGGATGCGGTGTGGGAAGAGATTAGGAGACTAGGTCGGCAAGTAGGAGGTTGGCCTGGGCCTATACAAAGGGAAAGTCCTTTTGCTCGGGCTATTCTAGATGAGGAACTCCCTGCAAATTTTAAGCAGCCCACTTTAGGGGAGTATGACGGGAGCTCAGATCCGGAGGAACACTTGGGGAGATTTGAAAATGCAGCCTTGTTGCATAGATATTCAGATGCAATTAAATGTCGGGTCTTCCTCACTACTTTGGTAAGGTCAGCCCAGCAATGGTTCAACCTTTTACAGCCTGGTAGTATTCAGAGTTTCAATGACTTCAGCTCAGCTTTTCTACACCAGTATGCGAGTAGCAAGAAATATTTGAAGACTTCTCTCAGTTTGTTCAATATGAAGCAATCTGAGGTGGAATCGTTGCGGGAGTATGTTCAGCACTTCAATACAGCAGCTCTGGAAGTACCTGCTGCCACTGCTGACACCTTGGTCAACTCTTTCACTCAAGGGTTGAGAGGAGGGGAGTTTTTCAGATCCTTAGTCAAGAAGCCTCCTTTGACTTATGATGAGCTCCTTAGTAGAGCTGAGAAGTACGTGAATTTGGAGGATGCACAGAGGCAGAGGAGACAGGAAGGAATGTCTGGGAGTAAACCTAGTGCCAAGGTGGGAGCAAAGGCCGAGGGAAAGACAGAAGGAGGAAGGAAGAGGGTGGCAGAAGAGATGAACAAGACCAAAGGACCCTACCCCTATGTACCCCTATCGGTGAGCCTGGAGAAggcaatgcaagtatgtgaggaTAGGCGAGCACTTGTGAGGCCCCGCAATGCTGAGAAAGGCCCGCGGTTACCGCCATCTGACAAGTTTTGCGATTTTCATCAGGAGTATGGGCATATCACCAATGATTGTCAGAGGCTAGGTGAGGAGGTTCAAAGGATCATGTATGATGACCCTCGAATCAAAGCTGAGCTGACTCGAAGAGCAAATCCTCCTCGCCAAGGCCGAGCTCCCCAATGGAGGAATCAAAGGAATGAAGATAGAGAGAATCAAGGTGATCATCAGGGAAGAGCTCCTCCAAACGGTCGAGGAGATAGGGTGCAGCAGATTGCAAATCATCCCGATCGGGGTGTTATCCATATGATCTCCGGTGGTAGTACGGATGGAGATTCGGGAAGGGCTCGCAAAGCTCACGGGCGTAGGCtggaaaattttgaggtaaGTTCTCAGCTCAGCTGTCCCACTGACCCGAACATCAGTTTCGGAAGGGAAGATTTAAAGGATGTAGTGTTACCTCATAATGATCCCCTACTGGTCACCTTGACCATAGCCAATTATGACGTGGCTCGTATCTTTGTGGATACTGGGAGTTCAGTAAACATTATCTTTAAAGAAACTCTGGACCAAATGAAATTGGAAGGATTTGAATTGGATCCAATCACCACAGAGTTGTATGGGTTCACGGGTCATGCTCTGCAACCATTGGGACAGATAGTGCTCCCCTTGTCCCTTGGGGGTGGAGAGCAGAGAGTAACCAAAATGGCTTGCTTCACCGTGGTGGAGGCACCATCCTCTTTCAATGGAATATTGGGGCGCCCTGCCCTGAGTGATTTCCGAGCCGTGACATCTACCTATCATCAGAAGTTGAAGTTCCCAAGTGGAAGAGAAGTGGGGGTTGTTCGGGGTGATCAGAAAGCAGCTCGGTTATGCTATGTGAATGAGGTAAGGATTGattcaaagaagaagaagagggagGTAGGAATGGTTTCAATAGGTCAAACATCGAAGGCGCACGGACAGAAGGTGCTTCTGATGTTTGAAGAAGGTCATGAGAAGGTGGAATTAATCTCGGGAGCTCAGATTGTCAAATTAGCTGCTGATCTGAGCCCATCAGTGAAGCAAAATTTGGTTGGTTGCTTAAGGAAAAACAAAGATGTTTTTGCTTGGTCTGTATCGGAGCTCACAGGGGTCAGTGCAGAAATTATGGTTCATCGATTAAATATTCTTGCGGGAGTAAGACCGATAAAACAGAAGAAGAGACACTTTGGTCCAGACAAGGATAAGGTCATTAAAAAAGAGATAGAGGAACTTCTTAAGGCGGGACACATTAGGGAAGTGCAATTCCCTACCTGGTTATCCAATGTGGTCCTTGTCCCTAAGAGTTCAGGCAAGTGGAGGATGTGTGTTGATTTCAGGGACCTAAATAAGGCCTGCCCAAAGGATTGCTATCCCCTGCCTCGAATTGATCAATTGGTTGATTCAACGGCAGGTCATCAGTAA